The Priestia megaterium NBRC 15308 = ATCC 14581 region CGATGGTAGTGTTTGATACGTTTGGGATTGCATCTGATATGACGAATGGACACGTTCCCACGTCTTATATCATAGCCCTTGTCGGGATGCTTCTCACAGCAGTAAGCTACAAAAAGATGATTCAAGTGTTTCCAAATGCAGGGTCAGCTTATACATATACGCAAAAGACAATCAATCCACATTTAGGATTCTTAGTTGGCTGGTCTGCACTAATGGATTATCTCTTTTTACCGATGGTTAACGCACTTATTTTTCAAATTTATTTATCATCTATTTTTCCTTCGGTACCATCGTGGATTTGGGTTGTCAGCTTCGTCATTATCGTTACGCTGCTAAATTTACGAAGCGTTAATTTCACCGCCAATTTCAATACGTTTCTTGTTGTATTTCAAATGACGATTTTAGTATTGTTTGTTGCTGTTTCAATCAAAGCCCTGCTAGGAGGAATGGGGGAAGGTACTCTTTTTTCTATGAAGCCTTTCTTTAATCAGAACATGACGTCATCAGGGCTAATAGCGGGAGCCACACTTATGTGTTTTTCCTATTTAGGATTTGATGCAGTGGCTATGTTATCAGAAGAAACGCCTAATCCTAAAAAAACGATTCCGCAAGCTATTTTTTTAGTTGCGTTAATCGGAGGAGTCATGTTTACCGTGACATCTTATTTTATTCAAGCGGTTTTTCCAACGTTAGAAGGATTCAAGCATCCAGACGCTGCGGCTCCTGAAATTGCTATGTATGTGAGCGGTACGCTGTTTCAAATTGTCTTTTTAGCTGGAGGAATTGCAGGAACATTATCGTCAGGCATGTCATCGCATGCAAGCGTTTCGCGTTTATTATACGTAATGGGACGCGATCGAATTTTACCTCAGTCATTTTTTGGTTATGTTCATCCTAAGCTGCGCACTCCCTCTCGAAATATTGTATTAGTCGGAGTTGTATCAGCAACTGCCATTTTCTTCAGTCTGGCAACGGCTACGTCATTTATTAATTTTGGAGCACTCATTGCGTTTTCTTTTGTTAATATTTCGG contains the following coding sequences:
- a CDS encoding APC family permease, whose amino-acid sequence is MEHETVTLKRSLKLWQIVLMGIGYMTPMVVFDTFGIASDMTNGHVPTSYIIALVGMLLTAVSYKKMIQVFPNAGSAYTYTQKTINPHLGFLVGWSALMDYLFLPMVNALIFQIYLSSIFPSVPSWIWVVSFVIIVTLLNLRSVNFTANFNTFLVVFQMTILVLFVAVSIKALLGGMGEGTLFSMKPFFNQNMTSSGLIAGATLMCFSYLGFDAVAMLSEETPNPKKTIPQAIFLVALIGGVMFTVTSYFIQAVFPTLEGFKHPDAAAPEIAMYVSGTLFQIVFLAGGIAGTLSSGMSSHASVSRLLYVMGRDRILPQSFFGYVHPKLRTPSRNIVLVGVVSATAIFFSLATATSFINFGALIAFSFVNISVIAHYAVHQKQHRSAKGFWSYIIMPLLGAAAIGVLWLNLERNSFLLGIGWAIAGLVYLVYATKGFRRQLSSIEFKETEEMSPLMKVGEK